The following proteins come from a genomic window of Microbacterium lemovicicum:
- the ftsE gene encoding cell division ATP-binding protein FtsE → MIRFENVTKRYRGTSRPALSEVDFEVLRGEFVFLVGASGSGKSSCLRMILREETPSDGRVVVLGRDMRSLSNRKVPYFRRHIGAVFQDFRLLPNKTVFQNVAFTLQVIGSSSGFIRQAVPEVLALVGLDGKEKRFPHELSGGEQQRVAIARALANRPQVLLADEPTGNLDPGTSVDIMQLLARINANGTTVVMATHEAGFVDQMQRRVIELSDGVLVRDERRGGYGDTSGLPSLAPEPEKGAAAIAALTAVLEVAREVDAGHLEPAAVDAAVVAAEEAVGTVLHEAGAADAAAQATALEAALARTDAPTTQSLPVIDAAELDVTELGVADRLGLGEDEPEEEVGPTS, encoded by the coding sequence ATGATCAGGTTCGAGAACGTCACGAAGCGCTATCGCGGCACCTCCCGCCCCGCCCTGAGCGAGGTCGACTTCGAGGTGCTCCGGGGCGAGTTCGTCTTCCTCGTCGGCGCGTCCGGCTCCGGCAAGTCCTCCTGCCTGCGGATGATCCTCCGCGAGGAGACGCCGAGCGACGGACGCGTGGTCGTGCTCGGCCGCGACATGCGCTCCCTCTCCAACCGCAAGGTGCCCTATTTCCGCCGTCACATCGGCGCGGTCTTCCAGGACTTCCGCCTGCTGCCGAACAAGACCGTGTTCCAGAACGTGGCCTTCACGCTGCAGGTCATCGGGTCCTCGAGCGGCTTCATCCGCCAGGCCGTGCCCGAGGTGCTCGCGCTCGTCGGACTCGACGGCAAGGAGAAGCGGTTCCCGCACGAGCTCTCCGGCGGCGAGCAGCAGCGCGTCGCCATCGCCCGCGCGCTGGCCAACCGCCCGCAGGTGCTCCTCGCCGACGAGCCGACCGGAAACCTCGACCCCGGCACATCCGTCGACATCATGCAGCTGCTCGCGCGCATCAACGCCAACGGCACGACGGTGGTCATGGCCACGCACGAGGCCGGCTTCGTCGACCAGATGCAGCGCCGCGTCATCGAGCTCAGCGACGGCGTGCTCGTCCGCGACGAGCGCCGCGGCGGCTACGGCGACACGTCCGGCCTGCCGAGCCTCGCCCCGGAGCCCGAGAAGGGCGCCGCGGCCATCGCCGCCCTCACCGCCGTGCTCGAGGTCGCCCGCGAGGTCGACGCCGGCCACCTGGAGCCCGCCGCCGTCGATGCGGCCGTCGTCGCCGCCGAGGAGGCCGTCGGCACGGTGCTCCACGAAGCAGGGGCAGCGGATGCCGCGGCCCAGGCCACCGCTCTGGAGGCCGCTCTTGCGCGCACCGACGCGCCGACCACGCAGTCCCTTCCGGTCATCGATGCCGCGGAACTCGACGTCACCGAGCTGGGGGTCGCCGATCGGCTGGGCCTCGGCGAAGACGAACCCGAAGAAGAAGTGGGGCCGACCTCGTGA